The genome window aaaatccaGAGTCATTGATTGGGCAAGGCTCATTGTACAGCCTGACACTTGATGAGGTTCAAAACCAGTTGGGGAATTTGGGGAAACCATTGGGGAGCATGAATCTTGATGAACTTCTCAAGAGTGTGGACACTGAGGGTTCTTGGTCCTCACCTGTGCATAGACAAGGGAGCCTAACATTGTCAAGGAGCCTGAGCAAGAAGACTGTTGAGGAGGTATGGAGAAATATACAACAGGAGAATAAGAAAGATGCtgaaaatcaagagagaaatgCTCCTTTTGGTGAGATGACTCTTGAGGACTTCTTGGTTAAAGCAGGCGTGGTTACAGAGTCGGCTCCGCAGCAACAACAGGAAAGTGCTCAGTGGATGCAATTCCAGAACCCCACAGTGCAGGAGCCACCATATCAAAACAACATGATGACAGGCTTTATGCAAGGACACCCTGTTCAGCAATCCCTTCCTGTTGCGGATGCAGCATATCCGAATTCCCAAATGAACTTATCTCCATCTTCTTTGATGGGTACTTTGTCGGACACGCAGACTCCTGGGAGGAAAAGGGTTGCTTCGGGAGATGTAGCTGAGAAGACTGTTGAAAGGAAGCAGAAGAGGATGATTAAGAACCGGGAATCTGCTGCCCGCTCGAGGGCAAGGAGGCAGGTTGgtttttctttgaagtttttttgtGCATGAAACAGGTTGATAGTTGATTTAATCATGTGTAAAGGGtcttaaatattttgatgaaatgaaaaacaggCTTATACAAACGAACTGGAGATCAAGGTATATCATCTAGAAGAGGAGAATGAAAGACTTAGAAGACAGAAGGTAGGCTTCTTTATCTTTGTACCGTCTACTTCTCTAAGATTCATGCTTGCCTAGTGCCACTCTTTTTTTCCTGTGTTATAGTCATCTTTTGTAGTAAATGATATCAACCGAGATTCTTTCAGATTCAGGGTTTATCTGGCAAACGCATCACCATCCTCACTGTTGTTTATCACAATGGCCAAGCCTTTCTCCTTGTCTGTGTCGTTTTTTCGTTCTTGCAGATGGCTTCTATCTTAGATGGCACCTTTTGGAATTGTTAGGAAAGTAGAGCTTAAGATTCTTTTTCTGAACCCTTCTTATCTATCGAAATGCAACTTTCAATCAGATCCTGAATTGTTTTCATATCCTTTCCTATATGTTCTCTCTGCACCATTCTTCACCGAGCTTTAACTTTCCTTTTTGCCCATAATTCTGCTTCCCGTCTTGCATACAGCCATTGTCCCATGGTATATCCAGTGTACTCTCTGTATCGATTTAGTCTATCTTGACTTTCCATAGGCTTAGAGAGAAACTCCTTAAAAACTCTATGATGAACTATTTGTGTTTCTGTTGGCTCCTGTGATCATATCAAGGAAGAAGACCATGCGTCGTCTATTTTCATTCTATTTGATCTACAGTTGATTAGGCAAAGAATAGCCTTAACTGATGGGGCAACTGGAACAATTTGTTGCTCTTCTTCCTCTATGCTGTTGATTTTATGAccctaaaatgtaaaaaatttcatttccttccatttatttttatattacaaCGGGATTTTTTGTTGCAGGAGGTGGAGAAGGTTTTGCCATGTGCACCTCCTCCGGAGCCCAAGTCTCAGCTGCGCAGAACAAGCTCAGCCAGTTTCTGATATCTGTTATTCATATATGACTGATGTGCTGATGCAAGTGGAAAGTGGCAAGACATGATGACATTCTAATAGCTAACTTTAGTTGTCGAATCTCTAATCTGGCTGGACGATTATAATGTTACAGGTTTCAACTGCCAATTTTCCTTGCCTTTGCCAGTGTCTTGAATGTACATTTCAAAGTTCTCCATTGTTGTTTGTTATCTTGGAAATCTGTTCATGTGCTCTCTAGAGTAAAAAATGTGAACATGGTAGTTTTCTTTTGGCTAAATTCATAGAACTACCTAACGatagagggaaaaaaaccatACCTCTCACCCAGGAAAGTTACCAGAAACAACACAAACTGAATTAAACCTTAAATCCTGAAGATTCATAGGTATGATGACAACCTCAAACAAACCGAGATAATAACCAGGCTCTTGCATTCCAGGGATTTGGAGAGACCTGAAATGAACTAGGTTTTACTTACCTTGCTCTCATCAGCACTCCTTAGTCTATGATAAGATGAGAAACCAGAAACACTACAGTTTCATCACCCCATCGCCTTTTTTAAATGCCGAGAGAGAATATCTCCAACATCGACGAGAGAAAAGACAGGACTAAAAGGTGAAAAAATGCCGCAGTCCATGGGAAATAAAAGCTGAAGAAACTGGTACTGGACGCATAGAGTTCGTTGTGACAAACCAGCAAGAGCATCAAAATCCAAAACACATGCTCAGGCCTGTCAAAAACCATCTGAAAGCTTTAATTGAGGACCAAGTTATTTATACTATTGTTAACACCCCCCTCAAGTTTGGCTTTAAACTTGCACCAAAGGTGATGAATCCCAAGGGTGATGAGATTCGATCATTGTTATTAAGGCTGACGAgacttcaaaatataatttatattaatctcttcaACAAAGGCTCAGGCCATATCAGTATAAGCAAACCAGCAATTGATCATTACCAACTGGAAACAACAAAGGGCACCAAATAGAAAGACCTCTCAAGTAATGTCACATCACAATCATCACATATACTcaagtttaaaaagaaaaatgtgaaaaaacGGATGATTACTGAAATTGATCAAGATTGCACCATTGAAGGAAAGCCAAATTTGAATGTCAGCCTACTTGTTCCAGCaaaatcgaaaaataattcCACCTTATTAGTTGTTGCTTGCTTATACAACTACACGATAGTAAACTTCCAACCTAGCTAGTCCTTACGTGCATGCAGAGAGTATTGGCCTTTTGATTTTGTATTCTAAACACAAAAGGCTAAAAGAAATTTCATACTTAAGTCTCTAAACACACACATACAATAGATTCTCTTATCTTGCAAAGCACATTCTTTATCCCATAAAATCCATCTTGAACAAGAAGATTGAGAATTTGTGCATAACAAGATAGATAACACAAATCCCAATCGAGAAGCTTACTTGTTAAGTCTCCAACCATGTGAGGATTTGGAGGACCGACACCTGCAAATATGAGAAGCatactttctttaattttccacTCAGTTAGCACGTCTGTAATAACTTCATAGAGCGTTCCCACGTCATAATTGCATTCCAGATTCCTGAAAGcaagaattttcttcttcatcccTGATCCATCATCAATCAAGCGCAGTGTCAAGTAACATGGTGGGGACACCAGACCTAGACAATATATTACACGGGTAATATGGACAGAGATGAGGATGGCCTGACCCATCACTCTTTGATTGAGAGAATAAGCTCATACAATctatttcattgtatttttttctgagTTATTTATTTAGGCTTTATTTGAACAGTCTTTTTTAGTGGACTAAACCTAATAGCAAAATCCTACCCAGCGAGGTCCGAGTAATGAGTCTCTCGAACTTTATCAAGCAATCTTCTTCCAGTTCCTTTTTGATTAACAGGTCGAACATTCCGAGAAGACAAGGAAATCTAGTccaatcaagaacaaaattttcAGCAAGAAAAGAATAAGATCTGAGAATGATTAAATAACTACACAAAGAAGGTTTATACTACAGTGATAAAGGAAGTCATCAGCATTATTTACAGCAACTTGAAAATGGTTGCATAGCAATTCTATTGTTTTTCCTCTAGTACCAACACCACGCAGCCTGGCCATCAGAACCAGTTTTGTTCTTGATAGCCTTTTAGTTTATTCAGGAAAATTTTCTGCAGTGAATCGAATAGGAACTGAATTTGATGGTATCACTGGTGAAGGTAGGGTTGCTTCTTGAAGATTTTCCTTGCAAATTTATGTGATTTTATGATGTTACTTGCACTAAAAGAAAGACCGTTGCTGATTCTGCTATATGGATTGATGTTGTTTGTACACTTGAAAGCCTGTCTAATTGTAATGTTTTGGTCAGGTTATGTGTTGATTTCCTTTGCAAGAGAAGTGagtgttttctttgttgtcgCGGCAAAAGTTGTGGGGAAACATGCAGAAATTGATGTGGGCATTTATGCATGGTTATCGGTTATCTATCGTACCTTTGTTGAAGGTGGTCTTTGTTAAGCTCAGCTTGACCGTAGATTGGCCGGGAAATCCTAGACTCGAAATCTAACTCATAGATTTCTagttaaactaaataatttattgatccAATAAAACAGTTTGGTTCAACCAGTTTGATTGACCTAGTTCTACTCAGTTCAAACCCCATCAGAagaataatttgaaacaaaaaaataaaactcattttaataaaaaaaatagttgatctAATGACCTAATAACCCAGAACAGTCTGAAGAGAACTGGTTGTGGTAATCCCAAAATTTTCCAGGTTTGATAATCATATGATTAGGCCATGGAATTAGTCAATTTAAACAGAGATTTTTAAGCAGCTAATGGCtttgaaaataacaaggaaGTAACTAGCGTTGATTGctacaaaaaaaaccttgttaagagtctatttttctaaataaatttcaGTCACAACAAAGTGaagattttagaaaaatcaattgttttttcattaaaaaaaatgtttgtgaaataaaataatttaaacttcaaCTGATTACTGGagttttattaactaaaaacgaataaaaaatccaattaagaaTTCATTACTATATTGGAgatttaattgagaaaaaaaagaccaaatcaAGACTGGCCTTAAAGTTTGGGGACTTTAATGAGGTTTTCGCTAAAACACACAGGGAAGCCCATGTTACTCCTAACATATTTctgctaaaaaattattaacatacaGATCCTACATGGTACAGAATCGAACCTTGATTCAAGATTAGCTCATCGATTTATCTGTATTGGCAGCAAGTCCTTTACAAAGCTTTTCTGTGACTCAATTCATTGTTCCAAAAATCCATGAAAATGGGCACACCAATTGCTCATGCACACGCCAATTGGTTAAAGAAAACATTCAACAGGTTGTTAAAACTGAAAGCAGGTTGATAGGTTAAGCCCTTTTTGCACGTCCACTAGGGATAGTGTCAATAGACATTAGCAAAAGATAGAAAGAGCATCAAAGGTTAACCCGAAACAAGCTGTTCTAAAACCACATTCAGGAAGTAGCCCTACGCTATATACATAACTAGCCCCATGCTATATACATACAAACTAGAGCCCACGACACAAAAGATCATCCAGTTTTGCCATACTTATAGTTCACAGAGTTTCGCAATCTTCAGCAGAAAAACATAGAGCTGCGGACATTGTGGTGTAGCTCAGGAAGCTCAGGCACAGGTGCTTGCCCAGCAGAAGTCAGACCTCCATGGCTCGAAGATGTCTCTGACATGTCATCAAACTTCAAGAATTGTGAAATCTGAGTTGCTGCCAAGTGTGCGTACCGGACTGGAGCAACTGCAAGGGGgttatagcaataaaaatagcTCAACAGGTGAGGATAAGAGGTATTTGGTGCAGAACATGAAATCAATAAAAGGCTAGTAACAGTCATTCCCTTGTCAGCTTCAGATAGGAATAGCAAcgtgtaaaaatataaaaactagcagcaaaagtaaataaaaatggCCAGTTTCGAGCATTTCAATTCCTAATTTCGAAGGATGCATAAGCATAACAGAACAGGGATCTGTTCGTTACCTAGGGATATTGCTGTTGTGCTTCTTTGGTACCTGCAAAGTTTTTTAACAGATTACCATAAATGTGCTTCAAAATACcattttaaataacaaagcaaCCCAATATGAACTTACACATAAGACAAAGAGTGAATCAACTCCTGTAGATCATCAGCTGAAAAGCCAATCTCATCTAAAAGAACATGATAATGTGTTGGCCTAGTTGTTccctaaaacatcaaaatggTAAGAAAATTAGATCATTACACTAAAACCAATGCCCCCCAACTCAATCGAGTAATCAGCCATTTATGTTTTGTCCATTCATACATGCAATCTCCAACCTCAAGAAAGAAATGATGTCCTCAACAAACTACAGCAAGTATAAACAGAAAATAAAGTCAGTTCaatgataaaaagttaaaaacaactCACTATCATCCCTGCATGGGCACACATGTAGAAATCATAGGTTTGTGGGTGACAAACAGCATTATCAATAACAGTTCCTGCATATTGGGAAAAAGAACGTATAAATAtcaccaaaattaattaaacttgcTGGTTCGATTAGAATTTGGGAATGCCAACCAGGAGGAACATTGTCTGGAGATCCATCTTGGAAGAATTTAGTGTGGTGATTTTTCTGTGCAACAATTACAGTGAACTTGGGTGACCAGCTTTCATCAAGGAACTTGCAGGCCTGATGAACACAAAGAGGAAAGTTACTTAGAAGAAAGTGTATTTATGTTCTGGTTACAAATAAGTAATAACCTTTTATCATTTGATAGTATTTTAATAACAAGAAACCTCAATGATTTGATCCAGCTCGATGTTGAGGACTTGATTAAACTGCGACTCACTAACTCCATCCCTTTTTTcaacattggaaaaaaaaaagaacatgaatttgTGGGCTTTCAGTGATGGAAAAAGATTTAAGAGACAAGCTTATAGCTAAAGCATAAATTTAGTGCAGCTTAGTAACTTTCTTtcaaaattggaagaaaatgaaaaggtgaTAATTGACAAGAATGCCAAAACATTTCAAATGCCTTGTCATATAAAGCAGAGACTTCACATATTCAATGCTTTCAGAAAACAAGTAACGGATCTCTTTTGCCTCATTACTTTCATTGTAACAAAGCCCTCTGGCTTGCAACATCCATTAagaccaaaaatagcaaaatgcAGGTGTGGCAGAATACAGAAGAAAGATAAATAACCAACGGTGCAAGGACCAAGAAAGTCAGTTCGAAGAAAAGGAAACTGACCTGAATATGATTATCTGAGCTGGCTTTGTTTGGCCAGAACTCTTATAGTAGTCTAACAACAATTCCCTGAAATTGAAGGGATTTCAAATCTCTATTTATACAAAGGGGCATTCAGGTACAGAAAAAAGACAGGTCCAACAATGTAGTAtaggaaaacattttttaaattataattacatatATTGCTCACCTAACAATCCCACAATCATCTTTCTTATCTGCTGTTAGTTTAAAAAGAGAATCTACCATCTCAACTTTTGGTGACTGACTACGCACAGAAGCTCTATAACGAGAAAGTAGAGGCCAGTTTCTAGAACTGACAACCTatggaattgaaaagaaaaaaaattgaagcatcACATAATAGTTTGTGACTTTGAACAAATTGAAGGGGTGATTGTAATAAAAAGACAATCTCTTAAGAAGAATTCATCCCAGATATGTCCTACCGCAGCAATGGATGGGATGTCAGACTGGCCAGGCGAGCCATGTGATACATCCATCCCAAATATTATTGTAGGAACTTTTGAAACAAAAGGGATGTTTCGTGATTGCTCCATAGCCAACAAAGAATTCAAACCACCGAGCTATCCAGACGAGAAAAATTTTGGTATGTTAGAAAAAAGCTGCATTTGCTGTGAGTAAgtagaaaagaaaggaagaatatTTCAAATGATCAATATTGGTATGCTATCTCACCTTAGCATTTATCTTCAGGAGAACATTCAATATATACTGATCATTAACTCTAGTGGGTGCCAGGCATTGGTTGAAAATTCCATATTCTGCAAGATTCTTTCGTTTCCAAGGAccttaaaatacaaatttaccAAATTTATAAAGAACAGAAATTACTGCACATAACATTAACTAGttttatcaatcaaaagaacaatacACACAACAGCAAGGATCATGTATGATGATAAATCAGCTAACCATATATGTCAGAGTTCTTCCTATCAGGAAGAAGACACACAAGAAAGCGAGGAGGAGCATCTGGAAAAGCTGTCTGTATCTGTTCAAACATCTTATCCACTCGAACAGGAGGTGGTGCCCGTCGAAACTGAGCATTCTCTTCAAGAACATCCATCGGGTCACTTATGAGCTGCACCAAAGCAGAAAAAGGAATAACATTTAGGACAAGGAACTAGATTCAAATGAATATTACAAGAAACATtgcataaaattttgaaaaaacttacaATCCCTTTCATTTCTccaaattttatcaaatctcTTACTAGACCACGCACATCACAACGGGCGGAAAAGTTCACCACTGCCCAGTTTTCAATTTTAGAAGGTTCAAAAAATTTCTGCACAAGAGGTAACTTTGTTATTACAACCACTGATAAAAAATGAAGGCAAATAGCAACATAGACTAAATTCCAAAAGGCACCTTATTATTAAAATTCCACCGCCCATTTCTTGGAATAACATCCTCACCATTTCCTGCTTTTAACTATTaccgaagaaaaagaaagaaagaataactCAATGATTCAGAGCCTTCAACCTGGACAGTGCTTACAAAGTCAaagagaactaaaaaaaatctgtaACAGATTACAGTGTATTAAAGAATAGAAGACTAGACACCTTTGGAGCAGGAAGCACACGGCCTTGAACTTGAGTAAACTGGCTGCTGATGGTGATGCCACAAGAACGCAGCATTGGTTCTGCAGCATAGTTGTTGCTTTTCATTACCTGACAAAAAGCGGCAGTTTATCTTAAATGGGGAGCAATATAAGAAACAGAAATCATCCTCATTGAAAACCAATGAACAAAGACTTACATCAGCTAAGATCCTAATCTTTTCTTGGGGTTtttgtcttgatttttctacCAACTGCGATCTCTGATGGACAGTCAGTGCCTTTGTGTAGCGTTGCAAAGAAAGCAGTGAACAAAGCTGGATAATATTCAGAAATTACATTAGCACAGACGGAGGCCAACAAGAAAGATGTATAGCAGCATAGAGCCATGAAAACAGGAAAAGGATCGAGCCACCTCGACGGGAATGTAAGTAGGCCTTTTAGGCTTGCCAACATTGATGCATGGCAAATCTCCAGAGTAACGTAAATCTATGCTGCGATgattaacaaaataatcataaactgtAATGTCAAAACTTTCAACATCATTTCCATCAGCTGCTCTTGATTTCAGCGAAAACCTGTTTGGAAAAAAAGGCACAGGTACATGAAAAACTAATTATAGATTGGCATAGTTACATGTAGGTAACATGGCAACTGGGTGGAAATAACATGAGATGAGAATGACTAACATTTGCTCTTTGCAACTATTTTCACTTAGGCCAGTGATTCTGTACTCTTGATTGGTAGGTGACACCTTTATCCTCAAATTTTTCATTGTCCGCTTTGCCTATCATTGAAAACATGCAGTGAGCCACATGAATTTGGTAAAGTGAATTTTGCTGGTGTAAACAGAATCTGTACCTTTGCCCAGTCGATCTGAAAAGGGTTTGACACATTCTGGTTGGCTATGAGAAAGTCAATAAGTGGCCCAGGCTGTATTATCGTTGTAGTCGAACCATCTGCCTTGAAGAGCACATATAGGTAACATGGGAAACAGTTTGAGCAGGACTATgccataaaataaaactcaccCATATTTAGGGATAATCCACCCTGCAAGGCTCGAAAGCTCGAATGAAATCCTCGGCATCCAAGGACTCCTCCTCCCAGATCAACATAGTTCTTTGGATTATTGTGAAAGAATGACTGGCGAACAAGAAGGCAACCCCTGGAAGAAAATCAAGCATATGGAATAAAATAGGGTAAACCAAGATAGAAAGAAGATGGTAGCTAGATTTGTACTCACTGTTTAGCTGCATGCTGTCTTAAAATGATGTCCAAGACTCTTAAGGCTTCCTGAGAGTTTTCCGATTCTTGACCACGCAAAGCAGCTGCAATAGCTTGCATAGGGATTTTGGCAGCAAAACTCATCTCCACTTTAAATGTTTTGGACTGGAATGCCCGCCTCATCCTCTTTTTATCGGTCTCATTAGGACTTCCATTGCCAACAGGGCTTCCATTTCCAGAATTCCTGCACACAAAATAATCCCAATTGTCATTCACAATTCCTAACAAAAAAGAGGCAAAATGCATCCATATACCTATTTGATGAGAAACTATCAAGCAAAACAGTGAATTCCATTTTGTTTCGTGGCAGAGCACCAATTGTGAATAAGCTCTTCTCTCCATCGTATGCAAAGTCCTTCCCGGCAAGATCTGACCCATAAGTCTCATGAACTTTGTCAATTAATCTTCTCCCAATGCCCTTTGCATCGACAGGGCGACCGTCCTCATAATATAAGGAAACCTAATTCAATGAAGA of Populus trichocarpa isolate Nisqually-1 chromosome 16, P.trichocarpa_v4.1, whole genome shotgun sequence contains these proteins:
- the LOC7455880 gene encoding ABSCISIC ACID-INSENSITIVE 5-like protein 2 is translated as MGSQVGSFEEENPESLIGQGSLYSLTLDEVQNQLGNLGKPLGSMNLDELLKSVDTEGSWSSPVHRQGSLTLSRSLSKKTVEEVWRNIQQENKKDAENQERNAPFGEMTLEDFLVKAGVVTESAPQQQQESAQWMQFQNPTVQEPPYQNNMMTGFMQGHPVQQSLPVADAAYPNSQMNLSPSSLMGTLSDTQTPGRKRVASGDVAEKTVERKQKRMIKNRESAARSRARRQAYTNELEIKVYHLEEENERLRRQKEVEKVLPCAPPPEPKSQLRRTSSASF
- the LOC7453743 gene encoding protein argonaute 4A, with translation MESNEEPEALAPPPDALPPPPPEIPPNVVPVQLTTGTFPEETKKTSKLKRSPITRRGVGSRGQKIQLVTNHFKVSISNTGGHFFHYSVSLYYEDGRPVDAKGIGRRLIDKVHETYGSDLAGKDFAYDGEKSLFTIGALPRNKMEFTVLLDSFSSNRNSGNGSPVGNGSPNETDKKRMRRAFQSKTFKVEMSFAAKIPMQAIAAALRGQESENSQEALRVLDIILRQHAAKQGCLLVRQSFFHNNPKNYVDLGGGVLGCRGFHSSFRALQGGLSLNMDGSTTTIIQPGPLIDFLIANQNVSNPFQIDWAKAKRTMKNLRIKVSPTNQEYRITGLSENSCKEQMFSLKSRAADGNDVESFDITVYDYFVNHRSIDLRYSGDLPCINVGKPKRPTYIPVELCSLLSLQRYTKALTVHQRSQLVEKSRQKPQEKIRILADVMKSNNYAAEPMLRSCGITISSQFTQVQGRVLPAPKLKAGNGEDVIPRNGRWNFNNKKFFEPSKIENWAVVNFSARCDVRGLVRDLIKFGEMKGILISDPMDVLEENAQFRRAPPPVRVDKMFEQIQTAFPDAPPRFLVCLLPDRKNSDIYGPWKRKNLAEYGIFNQCLAPTRVNDQYILNVLLKINAKLGGLNSLLAMEQSRNIPFVSKVPTIIFGMDVSHGSPGQSDIPSIAAVVSSRNWPLLSRYRASVRSQSPKVEMVDSLFKLTADKKDDCGIVRELLLDYYKSSGQTKPAQIIIFRDGVSESQFNQVLNIELDQIIEACKFLDESWSPKFTVIVAQKNHHTKFFQDGSPDNVPPGTVIDNAVCHPQTYDFYMCAHAGMIGTTRPTHYHVLLDEIGFSADDLQELIHSLSYVYQRSTTAISLVAPVRYAHLAATQISQFLKFDDMSETSSSHGGLTSAGQAPVPELPELHHNVRSSMFFC